A single region of the Salvia miltiorrhiza cultivar Shanhuang (shh) chromosome 8, IMPLAD_Smil_shh, whole genome shotgun sequence genome encodes:
- the LOC130999475 gene encoding auxin-induced in root cultures protein 12-like, protein MASSPPLTSASLLLLAAAVALHLPAAASQACKSQTFSTAKFANCTDLPTLNASLHWTYDAAARPGPKLSIAYVAPPARPDGWIAWALNPTSSGMLGAQALVAFGDGDGAGAVAVKTYNISSYGPIAESEIAYAVTGRRAERSGGVIRLFATLALPAGSSGAAAVNQVWQVGAAVRGGVPVKHDFLPENLKSMGSLLLTSAEDGSPAPAPESGGGGNTPSIPRGNNLGGSGRNYGGGFFGVYGVLVLLCVFLGF, encoded by the exons ATGGCCTCCTCTCCGCCGCTCAC ctccgcctccctcctcctcctcgccgccgccgtcgccctCCACCTCCCCGCAGCGGCCTCCCAAGCATGCAAATCCCAAACATTCTCCACCGCCAAATTCGCCAACTGCACGGACCTCCCCACCCTCAACGCCTCCCTCCACTGGACCTACGACGCCGCCGCGAGGCCCGGCCCGAAGCTGAGCATCGCGTACGTCGCCCCTCCGGCCCGGCCCGACGGCTGGATCGCGTGGGCCCTCAACCCCACGAGCTCCGGCATGCTCGGCGCCCAGGCGCTCGTCGCCTTCGGCGATGGCGACGGCGCCGGGGCCGTCGCCGTGAAGACGTACAACATCTCCTCCTATGGCCCCATCGCCGAGTCGGAGATCGCCTACGCCGTCACGGGCAGGCGGGCGGAGCGCTCCGGCGGCGTCATCAGGCTGTTCGCCACGCTGGCGCTGCCGGCGGGGAGCTCCGGCGCGGCGGCGGTCAATCAGGTGTGGCAGGTCGGTGCGGCGGTGAGGGGCGGCGTGCCGGTGAAGCATGATTTCTTGCCGGAGAATCTGAAGTCGATGGGCTCTTTGCTGCTGACGTCGGCGGAGGATGGTAgtccggcgccggcgccggagagcggcggcggcgggaaTACCCCCAGCATTCCGAGAGGGAATAACTTGGGTGGTAGTGGGAGGAATTATGGTGGTGGCTTTTTTGGGGTGTATGGAGTTTTGGTGCTACTATGTGTATTTTTGGGTTTTTGA